A single Lactuca sativa cultivar Salinas chromosome 8, Lsat_Salinas_v11, whole genome shotgun sequence DNA region contains:
- the LOC111911227 gene encoding probable aspartyl protease At4g16563: MMEPLREVRDGYLISLNLGSPPQVIQVYMDTGSDLTWVPCGNLSFNCIDCENYTNTTTMSKFSPLQSSSCVRDSCASEFCINVHSSDNPYDPCSIAGCSLSTLVKGTCSRPCPSFVYTYGEGVVAGTLTRDTLTVHGSADGSVTREVTNFGFGCVGSSYKEPLGIAGFGKGPLSLPSQLGFLQMGFSHCFLAFKFANNPNISSPLVVGDLAISSKEHLQFTPMLKNPMYPNYYYIGLEGITIGIGLGSVIQVPTNLRDFDSSGNGGMLIDSGTTYTHLPEPFYSLLLSELESVINQPRATEVEARTGFDLCYRIPCTNNVTNAMTTMDVDDHLLPSITFHFINNVSLVLPQENNFYAMGAPRNSTVVKCLLFQSMDNEDYGPAGVFGSFQQQNVEVVYDMKMERIGFQTMDCASSSAFQQLIKR; this comes from the coding sequence ATGATGGAGCCCTTGAGAGAAGTAAGGGATGGGTACCTAATTTCTCTTAACCTGGGCTCACCTCCACAAGTTATTCAAGTGTATATGGATACTGGAAGTGATCTCACTTGGGTACCTTGTGGAAATCTCTCTTTTAACTGCATAGATTGTGAAAACTATACAAATACTACAACCATGTCCAAGTTTTCACCTTTGCAATCATCTTCTTGTGTTCGGGACTCTTGTGCTAGTGAGTTTTGTATAAACGTTCATAGCTCTGATAACCCATATGATCCTTGTAGCATTGCCGGTTGCTCTTTGAGTACACTAGTCAAGGGCACTTGCTCAAGACCATGCCCTTCGTTCGTATACACGTATGGGGAAGGTGTTGTAGCTGGTACCCTAACTAGGGATACCCTAACAGTCCATGGAAGTGCTGATGGCAGTGTTACAAGGGAAGTAACCAATTTTGGATTTGGGTGCGTTGGATCAAGTTATAAAGAGCCATTAGGAATCGCAGGGTTCGGGAAAGGTCCGCTTTCTTTACCttctcaattagggtttctccAAATGGGTTTCTCTCATTGTTTCTTGGCTTTCAAGTTTGCCAATAACCCTAATATTTCGAGCCCTCTAGTCGTTGGAGATCTTGCAATCTCTTCAAAAGAACATTTGCAGTTCACTCCAATGTTAAAGAACCCCATGTACCCTAATTACTATTATATCGGATTAGAGGGGATAACTATAGGCATTGGCTTGGGTTCTGTAATTCAAGTTCCTACAAACTTAAGAGACTTTGATTCATCTGGCAATGGGGGTATGTTGATAGATTCAGGAACCACCTACACTCATTTACCCGAGCCATTCTATTCTTTACTTCTCTCGGAGCTGGAATCTGTCATAAACCAACCTCGAGCTACTGAAGTGGAGGCACGAACGGGGTTTGATTTGTGCTATAGAATCCCATGCACAAACAACGTTACAAATGCTATGACAACTATGGATGTGGATGATCATCTTCTTCCTTCAATCACGTTCCATTTCATTAACAATGTGAGCCTGGTTTTGCCACAAGAGAACAACTTCTACGCAATGGGTGCACCACGTAACTCAACAGTGGTTAAGTGTTTGTTGTTCCAGAGCATGGATAATGAGGATTATGGACCAGCTGGGGTTTTTGGGAGCTTTCAACAACAGAATGTGGAGGTTGTTTATGACATGAAGATGGAAAGGATAGGGTTCCAAACAATGGATTGTGCCTCTTCTTCAGCTTTCCAACAACTTATCAAACGTTAG